A genomic window from Phoenix dactylifera cultivar Barhee BC4 chromosome 7, palm_55x_up_171113_PBpolish2nd_filt_p, whole genome shotgun sequence includes:
- the LOC103719045 gene encoding RING-H2 finger protein ATL14-like, whose amino-acid sequence MTTRLLGIATQVMLIAIIISIALFFIAISVLVVLHVRIVGRAFQRWFLTISREERGGASNGLSPDELEKLPCYDFDAAGEKEGGGSVDCAVCLESFQVGERCRLLPLCKHSFHAQCVDSWLLTTPICPICRTMAGRRKGGNGFKDQQDRFASGVVMGFPVSANPPRF is encoded by the coding sequence ATGACGACCAGGCTGCTGGGCATCGCCACCCAGGTCATGCTGATAGCCATTATTATCTCGATCGCGCTCTTCTTCATCGCCATAAGCGTCCTGGTGGTGCTTCACGTACGTATTGTAGGCAGGGCCTTTCAGAGATGGTTTCTCACCATCTCCAGGGAGGAGAGGGGCGGCGCGAGCAATGGTTTATCCCCGGATGAGCTGGAGAAGCTCCCCTGCTATGACTTCGACGCCGCCGGAGAGAAGGAGGGCGGCGGTTCGGTCGACTGCGCCGTCTGCTTGGAGAGCTTTCAGGTGGGCGAGAGGTGCAGATTGCTCCCTCTGTGCAAGCACAGTTTTCATGCACAGTGTGTGGATTCTTGGTTGCTCACAACTCCGATTTGCCCGATTTGCCGGACTATGGCCGGTCGCCGGAAGGGGGGCAACGGCTTCAAGGATCAGCAGGACCGGTTTGCCAGTGGCGTCGTGATGGGATTTCCGGTGAGCGCTAATCCTCCTCGTTTCTAA